One window of Leguminivora glycinivorella isolate SPB_JAAS2020 chromosome 9, LegGlyc_1.1, whole genome shotgun sequence genomic DNA carries:
- the LOC125229434 gene encoding ecdysone oxidase-like, giving the protein MTKMLFLGILLLSVMLVDGHLPHELPDYVLPDSVPLKDGDSFDYIVVGAGGAGTPAAARLALSGASVLLVEAGGDPNLNTRIPGLYSTLLGSALDWQYPTVTNNMSCLSSAGKQCPFGRGKCLGGSTSINFMMYVRGNHRDYNELGFNGWAWEDLKPYFLKYEGLRDLNKLPYTSIPYHNTTGTMKIGFFANPENSWHSRTIRGYRHLNFPYNYDVNAKSQIGISQVIGYVHEGERMSTARGYLARDDVKSALKVTKNTHCTGVILDKRNNAIGIKAVVKGRTLQLYARKEVIISAGTIGTPQILMLSGIGPKAHLKDLGIPVRADLPVGDSLTDHVFPQLYVSVNPDTSMPSQDEAMERWLYNRTGPLASIDITDLTAFLNTRCYDVVQRKLIYNSSDCEISTMQLANSYIGLYQPSSSLNEGIAQQLTAANKNKALIFFGLWCCDHFHAAVFVLPAGILYRSHLFSQITYQTRGMSMRCCAV; this is encoded by the exons ATGACTAAAATGTTGTTTTTGGGAATATTACTTCTGAGCGTAATGTTGGTGGATGGCCATCTACCACATGAACTGCCGGATTATGTGTTACCCGATTCAGTGCCCTTAAAAG ATGGTGATTCGTTCGACTACATCGTGGTAGGCGCGGGCGGCGCAGGTACTCCTGCCGCGGCGCGGCTGGCGCTGTCCGGCGCTAGCGTGCTGCTGGTGGAGGCAGGCGGTGACCCCAACCTGAATACCAGG ATCCCTGGATTGTACTCAACGCTACTCGGCTCAGCTCTGGACTGGCAGTACCCAACCGTCACCAATAACATGTCATGTCTCTCATCTGCGGGCAAACAATGCCCCTTTGGTCGAGGAAAGTGTCTCGGTGGATCCACCAGCATAAATTTCATGATGTATGTTCGAGGTAATCACCGAGACTATAATGAACTTGGCTTTAACGGCTGGGCCTGGGAGGATCTCAAGCCCTACTTCTTAAAATATGAGGGCTTGCGGGACTTGAACAAGTTACCTTATACTTCTATTCCGTACCACAACACCACCGGCACTATGAAAATAGGATTTTTCGCTAATCCTGAAAACAGTTGGCATTCAAGGACCATAAGAGGGTATAGACACCTCAATTTTCCTTACAACTATGATGTAAACGCTAAGTCACAAATTGGAATATCGCAAGTAATTGGGTACGTACATGAAGGTGAGCGCATGAGCACGGCGAGAGGTTACCTAGCACGCGACGACGTCAAATCAGCACTGAAAGTGACCAAAAATACACACTGCACAGGCGTCATCCTGGACAAACGCAATAATGCTATAGGAATCAAGGCGGTAGTGAAAGGGAGAACACTTCAACTTTATGCGAGAAAAGAAGTTATTATTTCAGCAGGCACGATCGGAACTCCGCAGATCTTAATGCTCTCTGGCATAGGACCGAAGGCACATTTAAAAGATCTAGGTATCCCAGTGCGCGCTGATTTACCTGTAGGCGATAGCTTAACTGATCACGTGTTTCCCCAGCTCTACGTATCAGTAAATCCTGACACGTCAATGCCTTCACAAGATGAAGCCATGGAAAGGTGGTTGTATAATCGCACGGGGCCCCTCGCCTCCATCGATATTACCGACTTAACAGCATTCCTCAACACACGCTGCTATGACGTCGTCCAGCGGAAACTTATTTACAACAGCTCCGACTGTGAAATATCTACCATGCAATTAGCCAATTCGTACATTGGGTTGTATCAACCAAGTTCCAGCTTGAACGAGGGCATCGCACAACAGCTCACTGCCGCAAACAAAAACAAGGCCCTAATTTTTTTTGGCCTCTGGTGCTGCGACCATTTTCACGCGGCAGTATTCGTCTTGCCAGCAGGGATCCTTTACAGAAGCCATCTATTTTCCCAAATTACTTATCAGACGAGAGGGATGTCGATGAGATGCTGCGCGGTATAA
- the LOC125229833 gene encoding uncharacterized protein LOC125229833, with protein sequence MSSSSFLAIRALIQLAIDEGTEYPRAAEVLKRDIYVDDVVTGAESVESALDLQSQVIKILEKECFELRKWSSNCPRLLESLDPAHCHNKTLSFDSEPTSPVKVLGMEWNPSADAFTFTVNPLHEKCTKRNILSELARIFDPLGFLTPLTLSFKRIIQDLWTLGLDWDVVAPPNINQSWLHYRTDLELLSSLEIPRFILSTKSCSVQLHGFCDASEAGYSAVIYFRIEHGDGSITTHLIMSRCKVSPLKRASIPRLELCAAVLLTDLVVHVKEIYDRDIKFEDVFCWTKYRLVIGAMSRQKPILPIVPLAE encoded by the exons ATGTCTTCATCTAGCTTTCTCGCAATTCGTGCATTGATCCAATTAGCCATCGACGAAGGCACAGAATACCCTCGTGCAGCTGAAGTCCTTAAACGGGACATTTACGTCGACGACGTAGTGACAGGCGCTGAATCTGTCGAATCAGCGCTCGACCTTCAGTCTCAGGTCATAAAGATCCTAGAGAAGGAATGTTTTGAACTCCGTAAGTGGTCGAGTAACTGTCCCCGcctgctcgagagtctcgacCCAGCCCATTGTCATAATAAGACGCTCTCTTTCGATTCGGAACCGACATCTCCTGTTAAGGTGCTCGGTATGGAGTGGAACCCGTCCGCAGACGCGTTCACCTTCACTGTCAATCCGCTTCATGAAAAGTGCACCAAAAGAAACATTCTTTCAGAATTGGCGCGCATATTTGACCCTCTTGGGTTTCTTACACCCTTGACACTCTCGTTTAAACGCATAATACAAGATCTTTGGACTCTCGGTCTGGATTGGGACGTGGTAGCACCCCCCAACATCAACCAAAGCTGGCTTCATTATCGTACAGATCTCGAGTTATTGTCGTCTCTCGAGATACCTCGATTCATCCTATCGACGAAGTCCTGCAGTGTTCAACTGCATGGCTTCTGTGACGCTTCTGAAGCAGGATATTCAGCGGTCATTTACTTTCGCATCGAGCACGGTGATGGTAGCATCACCACCCATTTGATAATGTCACGCTGCAAAGTCTCGCCTTTGAAACGCGCCTCAATTCCTCGTCTGGAACTTTGCGCTGCAGTTTTGCTGACGGACCTCGTTGTACACGTAAAGGAGATCTACGACAGAGACATCAAATTTGAAGACGTATTCTGTTG GACAAAATACCGGCTGGTCATTGGCGCCATGTCACGTCAGAAACCAATCCTGCCGATTGTGCCTCTCGCGGAGTAA
- the LOC125229435 gene encoding glucose dehydrogenase [FAD, quinone]-like: MTKMLFLGILLLSVILVDGHLPHELPDYVLPDSVPLKDGDSFDYIVVGAGGAGTPAAARLALSGASVLLVEAGGDPNLNTRIPGLYSTLLGSALDWQYPTVTNNMSCLSSVGKQCRFGRGKCLGGSTSINFMMYVRGNHRDYNELGFNGWAWEDLKPYFLKYEGLQDLDKLPYTSIPYHNTTGTMKIGFFANPENSWHSRTIRGYRHLNFPYNYDVNAKSQIGISQVIGYVHEGERMSTARGYLARDDVKSALKVTKNTHCTGVILDKRNNAIGIKAVVKGRTLQLYARKEVIISAGTIGTPQILMLSGIGPKAHLKDLGIPVRADLPVGDSLTDHVFPQLYVSVNPDTSLPSQDEAMERWLYNRTGPLASIGITDLTAFLNTRCYDIIQRKLIYNSSDCEISTMQLANSYVGLYQPSSSLNEGIAQQLTAANKNKALILFGPLVLRPFSRGSIRLASRDPLQKPSIFPNYLSDERDVDEMLRGIIIVEHLMETPEYKAHYASIVHLKLPGCPEYANDREGYWRCYCRHMTSSLLHAVGTARLGPVVDPQQRVHGVKRLRVADLSVLPEVPRGNTAAVAIAIGERVADVILKDAKKF, translated from the exons ATGACTAAAATGTTGTTTTTGGGAATATTACTTCTGAGCGTAATATTGGTGGATGGCCATCTACCACATGAACTGCCGGATTATGTGTTACCCGATTCAGTGCCCTTAAAAG ATGGTGATTCGTTCGACTACATCGTGGTAGGCGCGGGTGGCGCAGGTACTCCTGCCGCGGCGCGGCTGGCGCTGTCCGGCGCTAGCGTGCTGCTGGTGGAGGCAGGCGGTGACCCCAACCTGAATACCAGG ATCCCTGGACTGTACTCAACGCTACTCGGCTCAGCTCTAGACTGGCAGTACCCAACCGTCACCAATAACATGTCATGTCTCTCATCTGTGGGCAAACAATGCCGCTTTGGTCGAGGAAAGTGTCTCGGTGGATCCACCAGCATAAACTTCATGATGTATGTTCGAGGTAATCACCGAGACTATAATGAACTTGGCTTTAACGGCTGGGCCTGGGAGGATCTCAAGCCCTACTTCTTAAAATATGAGGGCTTGCAGGACTTGGACAAGTTACCTTATACTTCTATTCCGTACCACAACACCACCGGCACTATGAAAATAGGATTTTTTGCTAATCCTGAAAACAGTTGGCATTCAAGGACCATAAGAGGGTATAGACACCTCAATTTTCCTTACAACTATGATGTAAACGCTAAGTCACAAATTGGAATATCGCAAGTAATTGGGTACGTACATGAAGGTGAGCGCATGAGCACGGCGAGAGGTTACCTAGCACGCGACGACGTCAAATCAGCACTGAAAGTGACCAAGAATACACACTGCACAGGCGTCATCCTGGACAAACGCAATAATGCTATAGGAATCAAGGCGGTAGTGAAAGGGAGAACACTTCAACTTTACGCGAGAAAAGAAGTTATTATTTCAGCCGGCACGATCGGAACTCCGCAGATCTTAATGCTCTCTGGCATAGGACCGAAGGCACATTTAAAAGATCTAGGTATCCCAGTGCGCGCTGATTTACCCGTAGGCGATAGCTTAACTGATCACGTGTTTCCCCAGCTCTACGTATCAGTAAATCCTGACACGTCACTGCCTTCACAAGATGAAGCCATGGAGAGGTGGTTGTATAATCGCACGGGGCCCCTCGCCTCCATCGGGATTACCGACTTAACAGCATTCCTCAACACACGCTGCTATGACATCATCCAACGGAAACTTATTTACAACAGCTCTGACTGTGAAATATCTACCATGCAATTAGCCAATTCGTACGTTGGGTTGTATCAACCAAGTTCCAGCTTGAACGAGGGCATCGCACAACAGCTTACTGCCGCAAACAAAAACAAGGCCCTAATTTTATTTGGGCCTTTGGTGCTGCGACCATTTTCACGCGGCAGTATTCGTCTTGCCAGCAGGGATCCTTTACAGAAGCCATCTATTTTCCCAAATTACTTATCAGACGAGAGGGATGTCGATGAGATGCTGCGCGGTATAATTATCGTGGAGCATTTAATGGAAACGCCAGAGTATAAGGCGCACTATGCGTCTATCGTGCACCTAAAGTTGCCTGGTTGTCCGGAGTACGCGAATGATCGTGAAGGATACTGGCGCTGTTACTGCCGGCACATGACTTCCTCACTGCTGCATGCAGTGGGTACTGCTCGACTGGGCCCGGTGGTGGACCCTCAGCAGCGCGTGCATGGCGTGAAGCGCCTGCGAGTGGCAGACCTGAGCGTGCTGCCGGAGGTCCCGCGCGGCAACACTGCCGCCGTCGCCATCGCAATTGGGGAGCGCGTAGCCGACGTTATTTTAAAAGATGCCAAGAAATTCTAA